A region of Necator americanus strain Aroian chromosome I, whole genome shotgun sequence DNA encodes the following proteins:
- a CDS encoding hypothetical protein (NECATOR_CHRI.G488.T2) yields the protein MSSSSCTVCGSKQSKIMDGLMYCEVCGTQIFDFREAEADDEQPVSGIGKIRTKKVRELRDKSLGKTDSVAVGLSTAVERRKRKGEFLQKLTPSGNSGAAGHVRPSKSVNEITSGREHAPSYLRCVGTRLAAFTKILAKGVAFIRRDPAIPDSFTDHTFAIYQRYLSVCNVAYTPNDYTDDVEKMFRALVLNTNIAFEKAREKKTRLERRKKRGKEVLEKSLTAWDLLMGDTLNEDLQLRSDDEQSENEEESTVAPSVSTTSKKPKLVTVIDTKIPKEILENATSLYLAMDVFVAILYVSVMTIGCRWITLSDIVRWIREDRMRITVFQSTALDFGNVQGSKKSKTGSWSKMDLPLYEFQRTALFIWQICRLPPTPVKVDFKQPACCTM from the exons ATGTCGTCTTCAAGCTGTACTGTTTGCGGCTCCAAACAATCGAAAATAATGGATGGCCTGATGTACTGCGAAGTTTGTGGTACTCAAATATTT GACTTTCGCGAAGCCGAAGCTGACGATGAGCAACCAGTTAGTGGAATTGGAAAGATTAGAACTAAAAAAGTCCGAGAGCTTCGAGACAAATCTTTGGGGAAAACAGATTCGGTCGCCGTGGGTCTCTCCACAGCAGTGGAGCGGAGGAAGCGGAAG ggtgaatttcttcaaaaattgacGCCTAGCGGGAATTCGGGAGCTGCTGGACATGTGAGACCGAGCAAATCTGT GAATGAGATTACATCCGGCCGAGAGCATGCTCCATCTTATTTACGGTGTGTTGGAACAAGACTTGCTGCTTTCACTAAAATTCTTGCGAAAGGTGTTGCTTTTATTCGGAGAGATCCTGCAATACCCGACAGTTTTACA GACCACACTTTCGCCATCTATCAACGATATCTCTCGGTGTGCAACGTAGCTTATACACCTAACGACTATACCGATGATGTGGAGAAGATGTTTCGAGCTCTCGTGCTTAATACAAATAT AGCCTTCGAGAAAGCTCGTGAAAAGAAGACAAgactagaaagaagaaaaaaacgaggaaaagaaGTCCTAGAAAAGTCTCTTACTGCCTGGGATCTACTAATGGGAGACACTTTAAATGAAGATCTACAGCTTCGTTCTGATGATGAACAATCTGAA AACGAAGAAGAGAGTACCGTGGCCCCCTCTGTCTCTACGACATCAAAAAAGCCTAAATTGGTGACGGTTATAGACACAAAGATACCTAAGGAGATCTTAGAAAAT GCTACTTCTTTATACTTAGCGATGGACGTTTTTGTAGCGATACTATACGTTTCCGTGATGACCATTGGATGTCGCTGGATAACACTTTCTGATATTGTGAG GTGGATTAGAGAAGATAGAATGAGAATTACAGTGTTCCAAAGCACAGCTTTGGACTTTGGAAACGTTCAAGGatctaaaaaatcaaagactgGGAGTTGGTCGAAGATG GATCTCCCTCTATACGAGTTTCAACGTACAGCGTTGTTTATTTGGCAAATCTGTCGTTTGCCACCGACACCTGTAAAAGTTGATTTCAAGCAA CCCGCTTGCTGTACCATGTAA